In Bradyrhizobium lablabi, one DNA window encodes the following:
- the garD gene encoding galactarate dehydratase yields the protein MTVHATAQAYEPRYIRLDANDNVAIVVNDFGLPAQTRFACGLELRNFVPQGHKVALADIPEGAPIRRYNEVIGTAAQPIQAGEWVDEARIRMPTPPELDKLELATAVPAAQAPLEGYTFEGFRNPDGSAGTKNVLAISTSVQCVAGTLQFALKRIKTELLPKYPNVDDVVALTHNYGCGVAITAPLAIVPIRTLQNIARNPNFGGEVMVVGLGCEKLVPERLLPGEAGDSVVRMQDEAFDGFGAIVDAIMKMADERLAVLNRRRRETCPASDLVVGLQCGGSDAFSGVTANPALGFAADLLVRAGASVMFSEVTEVRDAIHLLTRRAINEDVGRALIREMDWYDDYLAKGDADRSANTTPGNKKGGLANIVEKSLGSIVKSGSSPIVDVLSPGERVRRKGMTFAATPASDFICGTLQLASGMTLQVFTTGRGTPYGLAAAPVIKVSTRTELARRWKDLIDFDAGRIATGEATIEETGWDLFRLILDVASGRTKVWSDRWGIHNDLTLFTPGPVT from the coding sequence GTGACGGTACATGCGACGGCGCAGGCCTACGAGCCGCGCTACATCAGGCTCGACGCCAACGACAATGTCGCGATCGTGGTCAATGATTTCGGACTGCCGGCGCAAACCCGCTTTGCCTGCGGCCTTGAGCTGCGCAATTTCGTGCCGCAGGGTCACAAGGTGGCGCTGGCCGATATTCCGGAAGGCGCCCCGATCCGCCGCTACAATGAAGTGATCGGAACGGCCGCGCAGCCGATCCAGGCCGGCGAATGGGTGGACGAGGCGCGGATTCGCATGCCGACGCCGCCGGAACTAGACAAGCTCGAACTTGCGACTGCCGTTCCCGCAGCCCAAGCGCCGCTCGAGGGCTATACGTTCGAGGGTTTTCGCAATCCCGACGGTTCCGCCGGCACCAAGAACGTGCTGGCGATCAGCACCAGCGTGCAATGCGTCGCCGGCACGCTGCAGTTTGCGCTCAAGCGCATCAAGACAGAGCTTTTGCCGAAATATCCCAACGTGGACGACGTCGTCGCGCTGACGCACAATTACGGCTGCGGCGTTGCGATCACCGCGCCGCTCGCAATCGTGCCGATCCGGACGCTGCAGAACATCGCGCGCAATCCGAATTTCGGCGGCGAGGTCATGGTTGTCGGCCTCGGCTGCGAAAAGCTGGTTCCCGAACGGCTGCTGCCGGGCGAAGCAGGCGACAGCGTTGTGCGTATGCAGGACGAGGCCTTCGACGGTTTTGGCGCCATTGTCGACGCCATCATGAAAATGGCGGACGAGCGGCTTGCCGTGCTCAACCGGCGCCGCCGCGAAACCTGCCCGGCCTCCGATCTCGTCGTCGGCCTGCAATGCGGCGGCTCCGACGCCTTTTCCGGCGTCACGGCCAACCCGGCCCTGGGCTTCGCGGCCGACCTTCTGGTGCGTGCCGGTGCAAGCGTGATGTTTTCCGAAGTCACCGAAGTGCGGGATGCCATTCATTTGCTGACCCGTCGCGCCATCAACGAGGATGTCGGTCGCGCCCTGATCCGCGAGATGGATTGGTATGACGATTATCTCGCCAAGGGTGATGCCGATCGCAGCGCCAATACCACGCCCGGCAACAAGAAGGGCGGACTGGCCAACATCGTGGAAAAGTCACTCGGCTCGATCGTCAAATCAGGCTCGAGCCCGATCGTCGATGTGCTGTCGCCGGGCGAGCGGGTGCGCAGGAAGGGCATGACGTTCGCGGCGACGCCGGCCAGCGACTTCATCTGCGGCACGCTGCAGCTCGCCTCCGGCATGACGCTGCAGGTGTTCACGACCGGGCGCGGCACGCCTTATGGGCTCGCCGCGGCACCAGTGATCAAGGTGTCGACGCGAACGGAGCTGGCGCGCCGCTGGAAGGATCTGATCGATTTCGATGCCGGCCGCATCGCCACCGGCGAAGCCACGATCGAGGAAACCGGCTGGGACCTGTTCCGGCTGATTCTGGATGTCGCGAGCGGACGCACCAAAGTGTGGTCGGACCGCTGGGGCATTCATAATGATCTGACCCTGTTCACCCCAGGGCCGGTCACTTGA